A portion of the Deltaproteobacteria bacterium genome contains these proteins:
- a CDS encoding helix-turn-helix domain-containing protein yields MQLTVRDVSTLLSVSEKTIYRWVKQGVLPAYRVNEQYRFNRAELLEWATSRRMNVSAALFEEPESNATPIPGLLEALRVGGIFYRLGGTDKESVLRAVVEHLRLPEEVDREFLLRVLLAREALQSTGIGDGIAIPHVRNPIVLHVPRPVVTLCFLEKPIDFGALDGKPVHVLFTLISPTVRAHLRLLSRLSFALHDPGFKEAVIRQASREEVLRECERVEEGLGRASAIDGAG; encoded by the coding sequence ATGCAGCTCACTGTCCGCGACGTCTCGACGCTCCTGAGCGTCTCCGAGAAGACCATCTACAGGTGGGTGAAGCAGGGCGTCCTGCCTGCGTATCGCGTCAACGAGCAGTATCGCTTCAACCGCGCGGAACTTCTCGAGTGGGCGACGTCGCGGCGGATGAACGTCTCGGCGGCCCTCTTCGAGGAACCCGAGAGCAACGCGACGCCGATCCCCGGCCTGCTCGAAGCCCTGCGGGTCGGCGGCATCTTCTACCGGCTGGGCGGTACCGACAAGGAATCCGTTCTCCGCGCGGTCGTCGAGCACCTGCGTCTCCCGGAGGAGGTCGATCGGGAGTTCCTGCTGCGCGTGCTCCTGGCCCGGGAGGCCCTGCAGTCCACCGGCATAGGGGACGGCATCGCCATCCCTCACGTGCGGAACCCGATCGTCCTTCACGTGCCTCGTCCCGTGGTGACGTTGTGCTTCCTCGAGAAGCCGATCGACTTCGGCGCCCTGGACGGGAAGCCCGTGCACGTGCTGTTCACGCTGATCAGCCCGACCGTCCGCGCCCATCTGCGGTTGCTCTCACGGCTCTCCTTTGCGCTCCACGACCCCGGTTTCAAGGAGGCGGTGATCCGCCAGGCTTCGCGTGAAGAAGTGCTGCGCGAGTGCGAGCGGGTCGAGGAAGGTCTCGGACGCGCTTCGGCGATCGACGGGGCGGGATAG
- a CDS encoding oxidoreductase, which yields MFLLALGLLVGGALGALVAQRSARWATALGVGGAVTGCVAGLIPASRILLGEPSQSLRMTWQVPYGAFFVQIDALSAFFLLPMFGLSALAAVYGAEYMVAHRGERSPAASWFFFDLLVASMAMVVVARNAVLFLVAWEMMALASFFLVTYEDDEESVRQAGWTYLVATHLGTAWLLVLFILLGRGTGSLDFDRFGAASGGGLLFILAVVGFGTKAGFMPFHVWLPEAHPAAPSHVSAVMSGVMIKTGIYGLLRTLTFLGPLPWWAGWLLVAVGVTSGVFGVLLALAQSDLKRLLAYSSVENIGIIALGLGLGLVGMHVGSPALAVLGFGGGLLHVVNHAVFKGLLFLGAGAVLHSARTRTIEELGGLLGRMPWTGIAFLTGAVAVAGLPPLNGFASEFLIYLGAFEGATSLGNAGAVPALVVIAGLAMIGGLAAACFTKAFGVAFLGEPRSEHAAHAREVGPAMRLPMQLLAAACVVIGVASPALVGALAPVLTEVTGLPSASVQAQVMQTAGPLGSVTGCALGLLALVVVVLSLRGRLLGGRPVGEVVTWDCGYLQPSPRMQYTASSFAQPLTDLFGLLLGTRQRLSRPEGFFPEAASLSTETPDICRERVYRPIFSGLGRGLFAFRWLQHGRVQLYILYIALTLLALLLWKLGEA from the coding sequence TTGTTCCTTCTTGCCCTCGGGTTGCTCGTCGGGGGCGCGCTCGGCGCGCTCGTCGCGCAGCGGTCCGCACGCTGGGCGACGGCTCTCGGGGTCGGCGGCGCGGTGACGGGATGCGTGGCAGGCCTGATTCCCGCGAGCCGCATCCTCCTGGGCGAGCCCAGCCAGTCGCTCCGGATGACGTGGCAGGTTCCCTATGGTGCGTTCTTCGTGCAGATCGACGCACTGTCCGCTTTCTTCCTGCTGCCGATGTTCGGGCTGTCGGCGCTCGCGGCCGTGTACGGCGCCGAGTACATGGTCGCGCATCGTGGCGAGAGATCGCCCGCCGCGTCGTGGTTCTTCTTCGATCTGCTGGTCGCCAGCATGGCGATGGTCGTGGTGGCCCGGAACGCGGTGCTGTTCCTCGTCGCCTGGGAGATGATGGCGCTGGCGTCCTTCTTCCTCGTCACGTACGAGGACGACGAGGAGAGCGTCCGCCAGGCCGGCTGGACCTATCTGGTCGCGACACACCTGGGGACGGCGTGGCTGCTGGTGTTGTTCATCCTGCTCGGGCGAGGCACGGGCTCGCTCGATTTCGACCGCTTCGGAGCGGCTTCCGGCGGCGGACTGCTCTTCATCCTCGCCGTCGTCGGGTTCGGCACCAAGGCCGGGTTCATGCCCTTCCACGTGTGGCTCCCCGAAGCCCACCCCGCGGCGCCCTCGCACGTGTCGGCGGTGATGTCGGGCGTCATGATCAAAACGGGCATCTACGGCCTCCTCCGGACACTCACCTTTCTCGGGCCTCTTCCCTGGTGGGCCGGGTGGCTGCTCGTCGCGGTGGGCGTGACGTCCGGCGTGTTTGGGGTCCTCCTCGCGCTCGCGCAGTCTGATCTGAAACGGTTGCTCGCGTACAGCAGCGTCGAGAACATCGGCATCATTGCGCTGGGCCTCGGCCTGGGGCTCGTGGGAATGCACGTGGGCTCCCCCGCCCTCGCGGTGCTCGGTTTCGGGGGCGGCCTCCTCCACGTCGTCAATCACGCCGTCTTCAAGGGGCTCCTCTTCCTCGGGGCGGGCGCCGTGCTCCACAGCGCGCGGACGCGAACGATCGAGGAGCTCGGCGGGCTGCTCGGACGGATGCCGTGGACCGGGATCGCCTTCCTCACCGGAGCCGTGGCCGTCGCGGGCCTGCCGCCCCTCAACGGATTCGCGAGCGAATTCCTGATCTACCTCGGGGCATTCGAGGGCGCGACATCGCTCGGCAATGCCGGAGCGGTCCCGGCACTCGTGGTCATCGCGGGGTTGGCGATGATCGGGGGCCTCGCCGCCGCATGCTTCACCAAGGCTTTTGGCGTGGCCTTTCTCGGTGAGCCGCGCAGCGAGCACGCGGCCCACGCCCGCGAGGTCGGACCGGCCATGCGGCTGCCGATGCAGCTTCTCGCGGCCGCCTGCGTCGTCATCGGAGTGGCCTCGCCGGCGCTCGTTGGGGCGCTCGCGCCGGTGCTCACCGAGGTGACGGGCCTGCCCTCTGCGAGCGTGCAGGCGCAGGTGATGCAGACCGCCGGACCCCTCGGCTCGGTCACCGGGTGCGCTCTGGGATTGCTTGCGCTCGTGGTGGTCGTCCTGAGTCTGCGTGGGCGGCTGCTCGGGGGCCGGCCGGTGGGAGAAGTGGTCACCTGGGACTGCGGGTACCTCCAGCCGTCGCCGAGGATGCAGTACACCGCCTCGTCGTTCGCCCAGCCGCTGACGGACCTTTTCGGGCTCCTCCTCGGCACTCGCCAACGGCTCTCGCGACCAGAGGGGTTCTTCCCGGAGGCCGCTTCCCTCTCGACGGAGACCCCGGACATCTGCCGCGAGCGCGTCTACCGGCCCATCTTCAGCGGACTCGGCAGAGGCCTGTTCGCGTTCCGGTGGCTCCAGCATGGCCGCGTCCAGCTCTACATCCTCTACATCGCCCTCACTCTCCTCGCTCTCCTCCTGTGGAAGCTCGGAGAGGCATGA
- a CDS encoding hydrogenase — MSVPSLLPAALALGLAPLLVGVITRTKAVIAGRVGQPLLQPYRDLRKLMRKGAVYSRTTTWVFRAGPVVGLAATVLASALVPYGGSFALVSFPGDLFVFAYLLALTRFFTVIAALDTGSSFEGMGASREVTFSALAEPTLLLGLAAVARTTGSLSLSPILSRVTVEVWAQAAPALALVAAAFLVVFLVENGRIPVDDPATHLELTMIHEVMILDHGGPDLAFILYAAAVKLWLLGTLLIGVVLPVHSDNRWLDSAAATVAMLALGVLTGLIESSMARLRLVRVPNLLVGAGVLSVLALLLVLR, encoded by the coding sequence ATGAGCGTCCCGTCCCTGCTCCCCGCGGCGCTCGCGCTCGGCCTCGCCCCGCTGCTCGTCGGTGTCATCACCCGGACGAAGGCAGTCATCGCGGGGCGCGTCGGCCAGCCGCTCCTTCAGCCGTACCGCGACTTGCGGAAGCTGATGCGAAAGGGAGCCGTGTACAGCCGTACGACCACCTGGGTCTTCCGCGCCGGACCGGTCGTGGGGCTCGCCGCCACCGTGCTTGCGTCGGCGCTCGTCCCCTACGGCGGCTCGTTCGCGCTCGTGTCCTTCCCGGGCGATCTGTTCGTGTTTGCGTACCTCCTTGCCCTGACCCGCTTCTTCACGGTCATCGCTGCGCTCGACACCGGCTCGAGCTTCGAGGGCATGGGCGCCAGCCGCGAGGTGACATTCTCGGCCCTGGCCGAGCCGACGCTGCTGCTCGGCCTGGCGGCCGTCGCGCGGACGACGGGGAGCCTGTCGCTGTCGCCGATTCTCTCCAGGGTGACGGTCGAGGTCTGGGCGCAGGCCGCCCCGGCCCTCGCGCTCGTGGCCGCGGCCTTTCTGGTCGTCTTCCTGGTCGAGAACGGGCGCATCCCGGTGGACGACCCGGCGACGCACCTCGAGCTCACGATGATCCACGAGGTCATGATCCTCGACCACGGCGGCCCGGACCTCGCATTCATTCTGTATGCGGCTGCCGTGAAGCTCTGGCTGCTCGGCACGCTGCTGATCGGCGTCGTCCTTCCCGTCCACAGCGACAACAGGTGGCTCGATAGCGCCGCCGCGACGGTCGCCATGCTGGCTCTGGGCGTCCTGACCGGCCTCATCGAGTCGTCGATGGCACGCCTGCGCCTCGTGCGCGTTCCGAACCTGCTCGTCGGCGCAGGCGTCCTGTCCGTGCTCGCGCTTCTGCTCGTCCTGAGGTGA